Proteins encoded together in one Mycobacterium sp. MS1601 window:
- a CDS encoding LLM class flavin-dependent oxidoreductase, which yields MPRRGEPLHKLGFLTIGRFDVADPKAGHEETLQVIERAEALGFDSVWLRCRHLQPGISSPVAIMAAASQRTSRIELGTAVIPLGLENPFRLAEDLATVDILSGGRVNPGVSVGTPMRYDDYKSALYPDTYDAEDFSKERVLRLLRHLRGEPVSEFEGTVSIEQFTKRIQPHSPGLANRVWYGGGMSSAQWAGEQGINYLTSSVVSIEGTDSTDFATIQAQNIETYLAHHPSPETARVSQGLVVIPTDSATDDQVRRYREYAASRFERTKSPQGPRGMLFSPDYVGTSDELADQLFDHAGFQRASEVAFALPFTFAEDDYRQIVTDLAEKLGPRLGWCPT from the coding sequence ATGCCACGACGCGGAGAACCCCTGCACAAGCTCGGCTTCCTGACCATCGGTCGATTCGACGTCGCCGACCCGAAAGCCGGTCACGAAGAGACCCTGCAGGTGATCGAGCGGGCCGAGGCACTCGGCTTCGACAGCGTGTGGCTGCGTTGTCGGCATCTACAGCCCGGAATCTCCTCGCCGGTCGCGATCATGGCGGCAGCCAGCCAGCGCACCAGCCGCATCGAACTGGGCACCGCGGTGATCCCACTGGGCCTGGAGAATCCCTTCCGGCTGGCCGAAGACCTTGCGACAGTGGACATCCTGTCGGGGGGACGAGTCAATCCCGGGGTGTCGGTCGGCACCCCGATGCGCTACGACGACTACAAGTCCGCCCTGTACCCCGACACCTATGACGCCGAGGACTTCTCCAAGGAACGGGTGCTGCGGCTGCTGCGCCATCTGCGCGGCGAGCCGGTCAGCGAGTTCGAGGGCACCGTCAGTATCGAACAGTTCACCAAGCGCATCCAGCCGCACTCCCCCGGGCTGGCGAACCGGGTCTGGTACGGCGGCGGCATGTCGTCGGCGCAGTGGGCCGGCGAACAGGGCATCAACTACCTGACCAGCTCCGTGGTGAGTATCGAGGGAACAGACAGCACAGACTTCGCCACCATCCAGGCACAGAACATCGAGACCTACCTGGCACACCACCCGAGCCCGGAAACAGCAAGGGTGTCACAGGGTTTGGTGGTCATCCCCACCGACTCGGCCACCGATGACCAGGTGCGCCGTTACCGCGAATACGCCGCAAGCAGATTCGAGCGCACCAAGTCCCCGCAGGGTCCCCGCGGCATGCTGTTCTCCCCCGATTACGTCGGGACCTCCGACGAACTGGCCGACCAGTTGTTCGACCACGCCGGTTTCCAACGGGCCTCCGAAGTGGCCTTCGCGCTGCCGTTCACCTTCGCCGAGGACGACTACCGCCAGATCGTCACCGATCTGGCGGAGAAGCTGGGGCCTAGACTGGGCTGGTGCCCGACCTGA
- a CDS encoding mechanosensitive ion channel family protein codes for MAELFNDSWFVWVLVVAVGLPVLLVLLTEIHTALARRGSALVRPLALVRNYILPLGALLLLLVKGSDVSAETTPVRIVATVLGFVVVVLLLSGLRATLFQGAPEGSWRKRIPSIFLDVARFALIAVGLAVILSWVWGANVGALFTALGVTSIVLGLALQNSVGQVISGLLLLFEQPFQLGDWLDTPSAKGRVVEVNWRATHIDTGSGLQIMPNSALAGASFTNLSRPAGPHSISVETVFDVEDPPDDVCIMLTRIAGNLPQLHPGAKPSSVTTGGGTYSTSIPLRSAADEWTTKTTFLRWAWYAARRANLHLDRAQNEFSTPELVATSLKIVAPTLRLTAVEQQALAPSVRIVRYGAGETMQYPGQVPKRMMFVVNGRVRLTATTDDGKVLGVRTLSAGDFLGQTTLTREPVVAGGYAVDEVTVLTIDRVHLEKLVEDKPVLLHDIGRAIDDRKDEVRRVLASAE; via the coding sequence ATCGCCGAGCTGTTCAACGACTCGTGGTTTGTCTGGGTGTTGGTCGTCGCCGTTGGCCTACCGGTGCTGCTGGTGCTGCTGACCGAGATCCACACCGCGCTGGCCCGGCGCGGCAGCGCACTGGTGCGCCCATTGGCGTTGGTGCGCAACTACATCCTGCCGCTGGGCGCGTTGCTGCTACTCCTGGTCAAGGGCTCCGATGTGTCCGCGGAGACCACCCCGGTGCGCATCGTCGCGACCGTGCTGGGATTCGTGGTGGTGGTGCTGCTGCTGTCCGGGCTGCGGGCGACGCTGTTCCAGGGGGCACCGGAAGGCAGCTGGCGCAAGCGGATTCCGTCGATCTTCCTCGATGTCGCGCGCTTCGCGTTGATCGCCGTCGGGTTGGCGGTGATCCTGTCCTGGGTGTGGGGTGCCAATGTCGGCGCCCTCTTCACCGCCCTGGGGGTGACGTCCATCGTCCTGGGCCTGGCACTGCAGAACTCCGTCGGCCAGGTGATCTCGGGTCTGCTGCTGCTGTTCGAGCAACCATTCCAGCTCGGCGACTGGCTCGACACTCCGTCGGCGAAGGGTCGCGTCGTCGAGGTGAACTGGCGCGCAACACATATCGACACCGGCAGCGGTCTACAGATCATGCCCAACTCGGCGTTGGCCGGAGCGTCGTTCACCAACCTCAGCCGCCCGGCCGGACCTCACTCGATCTCGGTAGAGACCGTCTTCGACGTCGAAGATCCGCCCGATGACGTGTGCATCATGCTGACCCGGATCGCGGGCAACCTGCCGCAACTGCATCCCGGGGCCAAGCCGTCATCGGTGACCACCGGCGGCGGGACGTACAGCACCAGCATCCCGCTGCGCTCGGCCGCCGACGAATGGACCACCAAGACGACGTTCCTGCGCTGGGCCTGGTATGCGGCTCGGCGGGCCAACCTGCACCTGGACAGAGCACAGAATGAGTTCAGCACGCCCGAACTGGTGGCCACGTCGCTGAAGATCGTCGCCCCAACGCTGCGCCTGACGGCGGTGGAGCAGCAGGCACTGGCGCCCAGTGTCCGCATCGTCCGCTACGGCGCGGGCGAAACCATGCAGTACCCCGGTCAGGTGCCCAAACGGATGATGTTCGTGGTCAACGGCCGGGTCCGGTTGACGGCCACCACCGACGACGGAAAGGTGCTGGGAGTCCGCACACTGTCCGCGGGCGACTTCCTTGGACAGACGACGTTGACGAGGGAACCGGTGGTGGCCGGCGGGTACGCAGTGGACGAGGTGACCGTGCTGACCATCGACCGCGTGCACCTGGAGAAGCTGGTCGAGGACAAGCCGGTGCTGCTGCACGACATCGGCCGTGCCATCGACGACCGCAAGGACGAGGTACGGCGGGTGCTGGCCTCAGCCGAGTGA
- a CDS encoding nitroreductase/quinone reductase family protein: MNLKRRIVHTVQRHVVNPVGRRMPVTMLETTGRKSGQKRLTAVGGAVIDNQFWMVSEHGEHAHYVLNILANPAVRVRINGQWRSGTAHLLPDDDARARLKTLPHANSAVVRLMGTDLLTIRVDLD; encoded by the coding sequence ATGAACCTCAAGCGCCGCATCGTGCACACCGTGCAACGCCACGTGGTGAACCCCGTGGGCCGCAGGATGCCGGTCACCATGCTGGAAACCACCGGCCGCAAATCCGGACAGAAGCGGCTCACCGCCGTCGGTGGCGCCGTGATCGACAACCAGTTCTGGATGGTGTCCGAACACGGCGAGCACGCGCACTACGTGCTCAACATTCTGGCCAACCCGGCGGTGCGGGTGCGCATCAACGGCCAATGGCGCTCGGGCACCGCCCATCTGCTGCCCGACGATGACGCCAGAGCCCGACTGAAGACCCTGCCACATGCCAACAGCGCAGTGGTGAGGCTGATGGGCACCGACCTGCTGACCATCCGCGTCGACCTGGATTGA
- a CDS encoding winged helix-turn-helix transcriptional regulator translates to MVTTSLLGPYQADCPTRRILDRIGDRWTVLIVGVLADGDARFSELRRQIEGVSQKMLTQTLRNLERDGLVCRTVYPEVPVRVVYSLTEAGRTLQGPLRALRDWSVQHLSEVSAAQVAYDAATAD, encoded by the coding sequence GTGGTAACCACCTCCCTGCTCGGCCCCTACCAGGCGGATTGCCCAACCCGGCGGATCCTCGACCGCATCGGTGACCGATGGACGGTGCTGATCGTCGGGGTGCTCGCCGACGGCGACGCCCGTTTCTCCGAACTGCGCCGCCAGATCGAGGGAGTGTCCCAGAAGATGTTGACTCAGACACTGCGCAACCTCGAGCGCGACGGCCTGGTATGCCGCACCGTCTACCCGGAGGTACCCGTGCGGGTGGTCTACTCCCTGACCGAGGCCGGGCGCACCCTGCAGGGGCCCTTGCGGGCCCTGCGGGACTGGTCGGTCCAGCACCTCTCCGAGGTGTCCGCAGCACAGGTCGCCTACGACGCTGCCACGGCGGACTGA
- a CDS encoding endonuclease, with product MATPEAIARDLLNRRGTTYASAAGITLEDAPKPLFQLLVLCMLASKPIHSDVAARAAHALFSAGLRTPKAVLDADRRTVITAFGDAGYARYDESSADRLAQMAAKVSDDYGGDLRNLAEAAGHDIERTSTLLRQFTGIGQTGAGIFLREVQAVWPWVQPYFDNRAREQAQRLGLPTDAAALAALAPEQTPELAAALVRASLTD from the coding sequence ATGGCAACACCTGAGGCGATAGCACGCGACCTGCTCAACCGCCGGGGAACCACCTACGCCTCCGCGGCCGGCATCACCCTCGAGGACGCCCCGAAACCGCTGTTCCAACTGCTGGTGCTGTGCATGCTGGCGAGCAAGCCGATCCACTCTGACGTCGCCGCCCGCGCCGCCCACGCACTGTTCAGCGCCGGCCTACGGACGCCGAAGGCCGTTCTGGACGCCGACCGACGCACGGTGATCACGGCTTTCGGCGACGCCGGCTACGCGCGTTACGACGAGAGTTCGGCTGACCGGCTCGCCCAGATGGCCGCCAAGGTCAGCGATGACTACGGTGGCGACCTGCGCAACCTGGCCGAGGCCGCCGGCCACGATATCGAGCGAACCTCTACGTTGCTGCGCCAGTTCACCGGTATCGGCCAGACGGGTGCCGGCATCTTCCTGCGTGAGGTCCAAGCTGTATGGCCTTGGGTGCAACCATATTTCGACAACAGAGCCCGCGAGCAGGCACAGCGTCTCGGCTTGCCCACCGACGCGGCGGCACTGGCCGCACTGGCGCCTGAGCAAACCCCCGAACTGGCGGCCGCGCTGGTTCGCGCATCTCTGACCGATTGA
- a CDS encoding NAD(P)/FAD-dependent oxidoreductase → MSRSQTFVIIGGGLAGAKTAEALRDSDFDGHIVLFAEEEHLPYERPPLSKDFLAGKKAFDDFTVDRSAWFRDHDVDLRLGTTVTAIDPSAHTVELPDGDTVHYDKLALATGSRPRVPQLPGAQAARYLRTIDDARELYSVLHDGTSLAVLGAGWIGLEVAATARERGVDVAVVESAELPLLKALGPETGRVFADLHRSRGVDLRLGAEVASVSAAGLSLADGTEVGADTVLVAVGAAPNIELAEQAGLELADGGVAVDAALRTSDPDIYAVGDIAAAQHPVLNVRIRTEHWANALKQPAVAAAGMLGRHATYDELPYFFTDQYDLGMEYVGHSAGYRRVVFRGDVDAREFTAFWLGDDNRVLAGMNVNIWDGLDDIKALVRTGTPVDVDALADPGVKISELG, encoded by the coding sequence ATGTCCCGATCACAGACGTTTGTCATCATCGGCGGCGGACTTGCCGGCGCCAAAACTGCAGAAGCATTGCGCGACAGCGATTTCGACGGTCACATCGTCCTGTTCGCCGAGGAGGAGCACCTCCCGTACGAACGTCCACCGCTGTCCAAGGACTTCCTGGCGGGCAAAAAAGCCTTCGACGACTTCACGGTGGACAGGTCCGCCTGGTTCCGCGACCACGACGTCGACCTGCGTCTGGGCACCACCGTCACAGCCATCGACCCGTCAGCACACACCGTCGAGCTCCCAGACGGGGACACCGTGCACTACGACAAGCTGGCGCTGGCCACCGGTTCTCGCCCCCGGGTGCCACAGCTGCCCGGCGCACAGGCAGCCAGGTATCTGCGCACCATCGACGATGCGCGCGAGTTGTATTCGGTGTTGCACGACGGGACGTCACTGGCTGTGCTGGGCGCCGGTTGGATAGGCCTCGAGGTGGCCGCCACCGCCCGCGAACGCGGGGTCGACGTCGCGGTGGTGGAGTCCGCTGAGCTGCCCCTGCTCAAGGCTCTCGGGCCCGAGACGGGGCGGGTGTTCGCCGACCTGCACCGCAGCCGCGGAGTGGATCTGCGACTGGGTGCCGAGGTCGCCTCGGTGAGCGCTGCAGGGCTGAGCCTGGCCGACGGCACCGAGGTGGGCGCCGACACGGTATTGGTAGCCGTCGGGGCCGCCCCCAACATCGAACTCGCCGAACAGGCCGGGCTGGAACTGGCCGACGGCGGTGTGGCCGTCGACGCCGCATTGCGTACCAGCGATCCCGACATCTACGCCGTCGGCGACATAGCGGCCGCGCAGCATCCGGTGCTGAACGTCCGCATCCGCACCGAGCACTGGGCCAACGCGCTCAAGCAACCGGCCGTCGCCGCCGCAGGCATGCTCGGCAGACACGCCACCTACGACGAGTTGCCGTACTTCTTCACCGACCAGTACGACCTGGGTATGGAGTACGTGGGCCACTCAGCCGGTTACCGGCGGGTGGTGTTCCGCGGGGACGTCGATGCCCGGGAGTTCACCGCATTCTGGCTGGGCGACGACAACCGCGTATTGGCCGGGATGAACGTCAACATCTGGGACGGCCTCGACGACATCAAGGCCCTGGTGCGCACCGGCACACCGGTGGACGTGGATGCCCTCGCCGACCCCGGGGTGAAGATCAGCGAGCTCGGGTAA
- a CDS encoding endonuclease domain-containing protein produces the protein MRLPFPDLPTNRVIHLGGITIEEFAVAVDPLPENAPVILTLRITEAADPSHAVSAALDAMESVARAQLRAWLPAADKITGTSDLDRRTVRRLARETAATTELFGPYLADIAEAALVQRPVATRYDADTRADSLAAILVAGYRREAVVLALWSADPAPLTAQQAMGTAAHWLAGRGIGVWVLGDGVVEPGRFPTITLAGPTEVSESVAPEVGFPVLAGRPHPGSAVEHGLELRLARHSWARGRTWNQVYQSHPLSPPIRVDLMWPAEQVVVELDGPDHRGIVKYSDDRRRDNTLTLGGYAVLRFTNNEVTGDLSRVLAMIEQLLATRRDERISG, from the coding sequence GTGCGTTTGCCGTTCCCGGACCTACCCACCAACCGTGTGATCCACCTCGGCGGGATCACCATCGAGGAGTTCGCGGTGGCCGTCGACCCGCTGCCCGAGAACGCTCCCGTCATTCTGACGCTGCGGATCACCGAAGCCGCCGATCCGTCACACGCCGTCAGTGCCGCCCTGGACGCCATGGAGTCGGTGGCACGAGCCCAGTTGCGGGCCTGGCTGCCCGCCGCCGACAAGATCACCGGCACCAGCGACCTGGACCGTCGCACCGTCCGGCGACTGGCCCGCGAAACTGCCGCCACAACTGAGCTTTTCGGCCCTTATCTGGCCGACATCGCCGAGGCCGCGCTGGTGCAACGGCCGGTGGCTACTCGATATGACGCCGACACCAGGGCCGACAGTCTGGCCGCAATCCTGGTCGCCGGGTATCGCCGCGAAGCGGTGGTGCTGGCGCTGTGGTCCGCCGACCCGGCACCCCTGACCGCCCAGCAGGCGATGGGCACCGCAGCACACTGGCTGGCCGGTCGCGGAATCGGTGTCTGGGTGCTCGGCGACGGAGTCGTCGAGCCCGGTCGCTTCCCGACGATCACCTTGGCGGGTCCGACGGAGGTGAGCGAATCCGTTGCGCCTGAGGTCGGTTTCCCGGTTCTGGCAGGGCGGCCTCATCCGGGCAGCGCCGTCGAACATGGTCTCGAGCTTCGGTTGGCGCGGCACAGCTGGGCGCGCGGACGCACGTGGAATCAGGTGTACCAGTCCCATCCACTGTCCCCACCCATCCGGGTGGATCTGATGTGGCCCGCCGAGCAGGTGGTGGTCGAACTCGACGGCCCCGATCACCGTGGCATCGTGAAGTACTCCGACGATCGCCGTCGCGACAACACGCTGACGCTGGGCGGATATGCCGTCCTGCGCTTCACCAACAACGAGGTCACAGGCGATCTGTCACGGGTACTTGCCATGATCGAACAGCTGCTGGCCACACGACGCGACGAGAGGATTTCTGGGTGA
- a CDS encoding TfoX/Sxy family protein yields the protein MAYDEVLANRIRELLSAESADERTMFGGLAFLIRGNMAIAVSGQGGLMVRVAKPDTEKLLSKPHVAPMVMGGREIRGWLRVAEDGVKTKRQLQSWVTRGVEHAKALPAK from the coding sequence ATGGCCTACGACGAGGTGCTGGCCAACCGGATCCGCGAACTGCTCAGCGCCGAAAGTGCCGACGAGAGGACCATGTTCGGCGGGCTGGCCTTCCTGATCCGGGGCAACATGGCGATCGCGGTCAGCGGTCAGGGTGGCTTGATGGTCCGGGTTGCCAAACCGGACACCGAGAAACTGCTGTCCAAACCCCACGTCGCCCCCATGGTGATGGGAGGCAGAGAGATCAGGGGCTGGTTGCGGGTGGCAGAGGACGGCGTCAAGACCAAGCGCCAGCTGCAGAGTTGGGTGACACGCGGGGTGGAGCACGCCAAGGCCCTACCGGCCAAGTAG
- a CDS encoding NAD(P)-dependent oxidoreductase encodes MSRITVIGGTGYAGAAIVEEAAVRGHQVTALSRSAPQTPVAGVNYVHGDAVDEAPLSTVIADADIVVAALAPRGPLTHTFREVNRTIARLADAAGATLYVVGGFSSLRPAPGADRFVADLSDLPAEVHDEVLAGAALILEDLPATPQSLDWVFVSPPRLFGSFAPGEKLGRYLLGDDVAVEPVTGGKISAPDYALGLVDLVEKDTHHRAHVNLGNPV; translated from the coding sequence TTGTCTCGTATCACTGTGATCGGCGGCACCGGGTATGCCGGGGCAGCCATCGTCGAAGAAGCTGCGGTCCGGGGGCACCAGGTCACCGCGCTGAGCAGGTCGGCTCCGCAGACGCCCGTTGCCGGCGTCAACTACGTGCACGGTGATGCGGTCGACGAGGCGCCCTTGTCCACGGTGATCGCCGACGCCGATATCGTGGTGGCGGCGCTGGCGCCGCGCGGGCCGCTGACACACACCTTCCGCGAGGTCAACCGCACCATCGCTCGGCTGGCCGATGCCGCCGGTGCCACGCTGTACGTGGTCGGTGGATTTTCCTCCCTGCGGCCCGCACCCGGCGCAGACCGTTTTGTCGCCGATCTCAGCGACCTCCCGGCCGAGGTTCACGACGAGGTGCTGGCCGGAGCGGCGTTGATCCTCGAGGACCTGCCGGCCACCCCGCAGAGCTTGGACTGGGTATTCGTCAGCCCGCCCCGGCTGTTCGGTTCCTTCGCACCGGGCGAGAAGCTGGGCCGTTACCTGCTCGGTGACGACGTTGCCGTCGAACCGGTTACGGGAGGCAAGATCTCGGCGCCGGACTATGCCCTGGGACTCGTCGACCTCGTCGAGAAGGACACCCATCACCGGGCCCACGTGAACCTGGGCAACCCCGTCTGA
- the lon gene encoding endopeptidase La, translated as MSETISVPVLFLSEPIVLPTMVVPIELDDAARAAVDAAQASESGKLLIAPRLDDRYPTHGVLATIVQVGRIAGSGGAAAVVRGERRAHIGAGTTGPGTALWVEVSEVPDSEADADTKTLATEYKKVLLAMLQRREAWQIVDVVNRITDPSALADTAGYASYLTDVQKRELVETEDVAARLQLLITWTGEHLAETEVNDKIAEDVRSGMEKTQKEFLLRQQLNAIRKELGEGEPEGSEDYRARVEAADLPDNVREAALREVGKLERASDQSPEGGWIRTWLDTVLDLPWNVRTEDSTDLKGAREILDADHHGLDDVKDRIVEYLAVRARRAARGMALVGGRGSGAVMVLAGPPGVGKTSLGESVARALGRKFVRVALGGVRDEAEIRGHRRTYVGALPGRIVRAINEAGTMNPVVLLDEIDKVGSDYRGDPSAALLEVLDPAQNHTFRDHYLELDLDLSDVVFLATANVIENIPGALLDRMELIQLDGYTEDDKVAIARDYLLPRQRDRAALSAEEVSVTDAALRKIAADYTREPGVRQFERLLAKAMRKVATRLTDQSIEIDEPDLVDYLGRPRFTPESAERTAVPGVATGLAVTGLGGDVLYIEAGSVEGDSGLKLTGQLGDVMKESAQIALSYVRAHAAELGVDPKTLDRQIHVHVPAGAVPKDGPSAGVTMVTALVSMATGRNVRSDVGMTGEVTLNGRVLPIGGVKQKLLAAGRAGLKTVFIPQRNEADLDDVPAEVLEALEVKPMTDVAEIVAQALEPAAESVTQAA; from the coding sequence ATGTCCGAAACCATCTCAGTGCCCGTCCTGTTCTTGAGTGAACCCATCGTGCTGCCCACGATGGTGGTTCCCATCGAACTCGACGACGCTGCCCGTGCCGCGGTGGATGCCGCCCAGGCCAGTGAGTCCGGCAAGCTGCTCATTGCCCCGCGTCTCGACGACCGTTACCCCACCCACGGCGTGCTCGCCACCATCGTCCAGGTCGGCCGGATCGCCGGCAGCGGAGGCGCCGCCGCCGTCGTGCGCGGTGAACGTCGCGCGCACATCGGCGCAGGCACCACCGGCCCCGGCACCGCACTCTGGGTCGAGGTCAGCGAGGTGCCCGACAGCGAGGCCGACGCCGACACCAAGACCCTGGCGACCGAATACAAGAAGGTGCTCCTGGCGATGCTCCAACGCCGTGAGGCCTGGCAGATCGTCGACGTGGTGAACCGGATCACCGATCCCTCGGCCCTGGCCGACACCGCCGGCTACGCCTCGTACCTGACCGACGTGCAAAAGCGCGAGCTGGTCGAGACCGAGGACGTCGCAGCCCGGCTGCAGCTGCTGATCACCTGGACCGGCGAGCACCTGGCCGAGACCGAGGTCAACGACAAGATCGCCGAAGACGTGCGCTCCGGGATGGAGAAGACGCAGAAGGAGTTCCTGTTACGCCAACAGCTCAACGCCATCCGCAAGGAACTCGGCGAGGGCGAGCCGGAGGGCTCCGAGGACTACCGGGCCCGCGTCGAGGCCGCCGATCTGCCGGACAACGTGCGCGAGGCCGCGCTGCGTGAGGTGGGCAAACTGGAGCGCGCCAGCGACCAGAGCCCCGAGGGTGGCTGGATCCGCACCTGGCTGGACACCGTGCTGGACCTGCCGTGGAACGTGCGCACCGAGGACTCCACAGACCTCAAGGGCGCCAGGGAAATCCTGGATGCCGACCACCACGGGCTCGACGATGTGAAGGACCGCATCGTGGAGTACCTGGCGGTGCGGGCACGACGCGCCGCGCGCGGCATGGCGCTGGTGGGCGGCCGCGGCTCCGGTGCCGTGATGGTGCTGGCCGGTCCTCCTGGCGTCGGCAAGACATCGCTGGGCGAATCGGTGGCCCGCGCTCTGGGGCGCAAGTTCGTGCGTGTTGCCCTGGGTGGTGTGCGCGACGAAGCCGAGATCCGTGGACACCGGCGCACCTACGTCGGCGCACTGCCGGGTCGCATCGTGCGAGCCATCAACGAGGCAGGCACGATGAATCCCGTTGTGCTGCTGGACGAGATCGACAAGGTGGGCTCCGACTACCGCGGCGACCCGTCGGCCGCACTGCTGGAGGTGCTGGACCCCGCGCAGAACCACACGTTCCGCGACCACTACCTGGAGCTCGATCTGGACCTGAGTGACGTGGTGTTCCTGGCGACGGCCAACGTCATCGAGAACATCCCCGGCGCGCTGCTGGACCGCATGGAGCTGATCCAGCTGGACGGCTACACCGAGGACGACAAGGTGGCCATCGCCCGCGATTACCTGCTGCCCAGGCAGCGGGACCGGGCAGCGCTGTCGGCCGAGGAGGTGTCGGTGACGGATGCCGCACTGCGCAAGATCGCCGCCGACTACACCCGTGAGCCGGGTGTGCGGCAGTTCGAGCGGCTGTTGGCCAAAGCGATGCGCAAGGTTGCCACCAGGCTCACCGACCAGTCGATCGAGATCGACGAGCCGGATCTTGTTGACTACCTTGGCCGTCCGCGGTTCACGCCGGAGTCGGCGGAACGCACCGCGGTCCCCGGTGTGGCAACCGGCCTGGCCGTCACCGGACTGGGCGGCGATGTGCTCTACATCGAAGCCGGGTCCGTCGAGGGTGACAGCGGGCTGAAGCTGACCGGTCAACTGGGTGACGTGATGAAGGAGTCGGCGCAGATCGCGCTGTCCTACGTGCGCGCCCACGCCGCAGAACTGGGCGTCGACCCGAAGACGCTGGATCGCCAGATCCACGTGCACGTGCCTGCGGGCGCGGTGCCCAAGGACGGTCCGTCGGCCGGTGTGACGATGGTGACGGCGCTGGTGTCGATGGCGACCGGACGCAACGTCCGCTCCGACGTCGGGATGACCGGTGAGGTGACGCTCAACGGTCGGGTACTGCCCATCGGCGGTGTGAAGCAGAAGCTGCTGGCCGCCGGGCGGGCCGGGCTGAAGACGGTCTTCATCCCGCAGCGCAACGAGGCTGATCTGGATGACGTGCCGGCCGAGGTGCTCGAGGCGCTCGAAGTCAAGCCCATGACCGATGTCGCCGAGATCGTCGCGCAGGCCCTGGAGCCGGCAGCGGAGTCGGTGACGCAGGCGGCCTAG